Below is a genomic region from Burkholderiales bacterium.
GTGCGCAACCACTACGGCCTGCCGTGCGTGGTCTCGATCAACCGCTTCACCTTCGACACCGACGCCGAGATCGAGCTCGTCAAGAAGAAGATGGCGCCGCACAACGTGCCGGTGCTGCTCGCCAACCACTGGGCCGAAGGCGGCGCGGGCGCGGCGGACGTGGCGAAGGCCGTCGTCGATCTCATTGAAAAGGGCGGGAGCAAGTTCAAGTTCGTCTACGAAGACGACGTGCCGCTGTGGGACAAGATCAAGACGATCGCCACCAAGATCTACGGCGCGAGCGACGTCACGGCGGACGCCAAAGTGCGCGGCCAGATCAAGCGGCTGCAGGAGGAGGGTTACGGCAAGTATCCCGTCTGCGTCGCCAAGACCCAGTACTCGTTCTCGACCGACGCGAGCTTGCGCGGCGCACCGTCGGGCCACGTCGTGAACATCCGCGAAGTGCGTCTCGCCGCGGGCGCGGAGTTCGTGGTGATGGTGTGCGGCGACATCATGACGATGCCCGGCCTGCCGAAGGTGGCGTCGGCGGAGAAGATCGACCTCACCGACGACGGTAAAGTCGTAGGGCTCTTCTGATATCGGGTTTTGAAGGAAGGGAGGTCTCGGAGGGAAACCCTGGTTTCCCTCCGAGGTGTTTACTTCCCGCGTCAATGGAAGCGCGCAGCGCTTCCGTTGACGCATCACGAAGTGACATGATAAAAAGCGGGCGCTCGTCATGATCTGACGGGCGCTTCCAAAGGGGAGTAGCTACGGCCGCGTCGTCGTCAGGCGCGGCTGCGATACGGCCGTCACCACGGAATCGCTGGACGATTCCCGGCCGCATCGGCGACTTGGGCGTTGCCGGCGAGACCTTTGCCTCGAACGAGTACGGTTAAAGGTAAAGGTAGAGGTCGCCGCACGTGAACGTGCTGGGCATTCCTGTCGAATTCATCCTGTTCGCGCTCACGCTGCTCGGCGTGGCGGTGTTCCACCATCACACGATGGCGGTCGCGCTCACCGGGCTGGCGGCGATCACCGCGTACAAGCTCGGTTTCACCGGGTTCAAGGGCGCGACCGGTGTCCACGGTCTGGCGCTGCACCTCGCGCACGAGTGGGTGATCCTCGCCAATCTGCTCGGGCTGCTCCTCGGGTTCGCGCTGCTCGCGAACCACTTCGAGCGCAGCCGCATCCCGGCCGAGCTTCCCAGGCTGCTGCCCGACGACTGGAAAGGCGCGTTCGTCCTGCTCGCGATCATCTTCGTGCTGTCGAGCTTCCTCGACAACATCGCGGCGGCGATGATCGGCGGCACGATCGCCGGCACGGTGTTCCGCGGCAAGGTGCACATCGGCTATCTCGCGGCGATCGTCGCGGCATCGAACGCCGGCGGCGCCGGCAGTGTGGTCGGCGACACCACGACGACGATGATGTGGATCGCCGGCGTCTCGCCGCTCGACGTGCTCGAAGCGTACGTCGCGGCCGCGGTCGCCCTCGTGGTGTTCGGGATACCCGCGTCGTTCCAGCAGCAGCGCTACTCGCCGATCATGAAAGACCCGCCTCGCGGGGTGAATATCGACTGGGCGCGCGTGGGTATCGTGGGCGCGATTCTCTCGGCGGCGATCGCCGCCAACGTCGTGGTGAATCTCTACTACGACGCTGTCTCGGACGCATTTCCGTTCATCGGCGCCGCGGTGTGGGCGGCGATCCTCGCGACCGCCGCGGTGCGCAGCCCCGACTGGTCGCTGCTGCCGAACGCCTTCCGTGGCAGCGTCTTCCTGCTCGCGCTGATCCTGTGCGCCTCGATGATGCCGGTCGAGAAGCTGCCGGCCGCGTCGTGGTCTTCCGCGCTCGGTCTCGGTTTCGTCTCGGCCGTCTTCGACAACATCCCGCTCACCGCGCTCGCGCTGCGGCAGGGCGGCTACGACTGGGGCTTCCTCGCGTACGCCGTCGGCTTCGGCGGCTCGATGATCTGGTTCGGCTCGTCCGCCGGTGTCGCGCTCGCCAACATGTACGGCGAAGCGAAGTCGGTCGGCGCGTGGGTGCGTCACGGCTGGCACGTCGCCGTCGCCTACGTGATCGGCTTTTTCGTCCTGCTGTCCGTCCTCGGCTGGCACCCGCACGCGCCGGCCAAGCGCGCGGCGGCCTCGGGTATTTCCCGATGCGACGATTGCGTACGTGGTTATAATTTCCGCCGAACGGCGCAGACCGCTTTTTTGTCCACCTGCGTTCCCGTCCGGGGTTCGCAGTTTCCAACCCACGCAGTACCGTATCTTCCCGCTGCGGCGCATTACCCGAGGAGTGAATTCACATCATGAGCGTAACCGACCCCGCCTTCTGGGTGGCGTTGCTGCAGATCATCGGCGTCAACATCGTTCTTTCCGGCGACAACGCGGTCGTCATCGCGCTTGCCGCGCGCTCGCTGCCGCCCAAGCA
It encodes:
- a CDS encoding citrate transporter, whose protein sequence is MNVLGIPVEFILFALTLLGVAVFHHHTMAVALTGLAAITAYKLGFTGFKGATGVHGLALHLAHEWVILANLLGLLLGFALLANHFERSRIPAELPRLLPDDWKGAFVLLAIIFVLSSFLDNIAAAMIGGTIAGTVFRGKVHIGYLAAIVAASNAGGAGSVVGDTTTTMMWIAGVSPLDVLEAYVAAAVALVVFGIPASFQQQRYSPIMKDPPRGVNIDWARVGIVGAILSAAIAANVVVNLYYDAVSDAFPFIGAAVWAAILATAAVRSPDWSLLPNAFRGSVFLLALILCASMMPVEKLPAASWSSALGLGFVSAVFDNIPLTALALRQGGYDWGFLAYAVGFGGSMIWFGSSAGVALANMYGEAKSVGAWVRHGWHVAVAYVIGFFVLLSVLGWHPHAPAKRAAASGISRCDDCVRGYNFRRTAQTAFLSTCVPVRGSQFPTHAVPYLPAAAHYPRSEFTS